The following are encoded in a window of Geobacter metallireducens GS-15 genomic DNA:
- a CDS encoding deoxyguanosinetriphosphate triphosphohydrolase, whose amino-acid sequence MTEGVEGRSQERSDLAGFAARSAESRGRKYQEAFRDHRPAFERDRDRIIHCAAFRRLEYKTQVFVNHEGDYYRTRLTHSLEVAQIGKAIARRLGVNEELTEALALAHDLGHTPFGHTGEEVLNRLMEGFGGFEHNLQSFRVVDQLEERYPGFNGLNLSWEVLEGIVKHSSPYDRPVGVIDRFLPGVVPTIEAQIINYADEIAYNNHDIDDGLKSGFITLDQLDGVELWREVHEGIARAYPDIDPERRKLQTISALIGVFIKDLTTTSLENVQRLRITSLDDLRRINRPVVAFSPATAEKNRKLKGFLFENLYRHYRVERMRVKAERYLRQLFESYVKHPTLLPRKYQKKMEILGRERVVCDYIAGMTDRFALDEFKRLFEPYERV is encoded by the coding sequence ATGACTGAAGGAGTTGAAGGACGTTCCCAGGAGCGCTCCGATCTGGCCGGCTTTGCGGCGCGAAGTGCTGAATCCCGTGGCAGGAAGTATCAGGAAGCATTTCGTGATCATCGCCCTGCCTTTGAGCGGGACCGGGACAGAATTATCCACTGCGCGGCATTTCGTCGCCTGGAATACAAGACCCAGGTGTTCGTCAATCATGAAGGGGACTACTATCGTACCCGGCTCACCCACTCCCTCGAAGTGGCCCAGATAGGGAAGGCTATCGCCCGGCGATTGGGGGTGAACGAGGAATTGACCGAAGCGTTGGCCCTTGCCCATGACCTGGGACATACTCCCTTCGGCCACACGGGAGAAGAGGTCCTGAATCGCCTTATGGAGGGGTTCGGCGGCTTTGAGCATAACCTTCAGTCGTTTCGGGTGGTAGACCAACTGGAGGAGAGGTACCCCGGTTTCAATGGTCTCAATCTTTCATGGGAGGTGCTCGAAGGGATCGTCAAGCATTCTTCCCCCTATGACCGGCCGGTGGGGGTGATCGACAGGTTCCTTCCCGGCGTGGTGCCGACCATTGAGGCGCAGATCATCAATTATGCCGACGAGATTGCCTACAATAATCACGACATCGACGACGGGCTCAAATCCGGTTTCATAACCCTTGACCAACTCGATGGCGTGGAGCTTTGGCGGGAGGTTCACGAGGGAATAGCCAGGGCTTATCCTGATATCGATCCGGAGCGGCGTAAGCTTCAGACCATCAGTGCCCTTATCGGTGTTTTCATCAAGGATCTGACCACCACTAGCCTGGAAAACGTTCAACGCCTTCGCATCACTTCTCTGGATGATCTGCGAAGGATTAACCGTCCAGTGGTGGCCTTTAGCCCTGCCACGGCTGAAAAAAATCGTAAGCTCAAAGGGTTTCTTTTTGAAAACCTCTACCGTCACTATAGGGTTGAGCGGATGCGGGTGAAAGCCGAGCGCTATCTGCGTCAGCTCTTCGAATCCTACGTGAAGCACCCGACGCTTTTACCGCGCAAATATCAGAAAAAAATGGAGATCCTGGGACGTGAGCGGGTCGTGTGCGACTATATAGCCGGAATGACAGACCGCTTCGCTCTCGATGAATTCAAGCGTCTTTTTGAGCCGTATGAAAGAGTTTGA
- the yhbY gene encoding ribosome assembly RNA-binding protein YhbY, translating to MLTGKQKRFLRGMGHSLNPVITVGKGEISTPLVRETSEALEHHELIKVKILESCIMDRHEVADELAKACGAEVAQVLGRTFLLYRKAEEPKLELPKGK from the coding sequence ATGCTGACCGGAAAACAGAAACGCTTTCTTCGTGGGATGGGGCACAGCCTCAATCCCGTAATTACAGTTGGCAAAGGAGAAATCTCCACTCCCCTCGTGCGCGAAACCAGCGAAGCACTCGAGCATCACGAACTCATCAAGGTGAAGATTCTCGAAAGCTGCATAATGGACCGTCACGAGGTGGCCGACGAGTTGGCGAAAGCCTGTGGCGCAGAGGTCGCCCAGGTGCTCGGGAGAACTTTCCTGCTTTACCGCAAGGCCGAGGAACCGAAACTGGAGCTTCCCAAGGGGAAGTAA